Proteins from a single region of Verrucosispora sp. NA02020:
- a CDS encoding TIGR03086 family metal-binding protein encodes MATQTSDLLALAAPRTVAVVRAVRDDQLHLPTPCRDYAVRDLLNHLYDVVVAFQALAAREQVTFAAKPDHLGQGWRDRFEAETRRLVAAWSDPASEEGVSPGMGMPQPVVGGMALLDLTVHGWDLAVATGQPYEAAPQTVPVLRELVAQLGAQGRQMGVFAEEVTAGPALPELSRLLGATGRDSAWSA; translated from the coding sequence ATGGCGACTCAGACTAGCGATCTCCTGGCGCTGGCGGCGCCGCGTACGGTGGCGGTGGTGCGGGCGGTCCGGGACGACCAACTGCACCTGCCGACGCCCTGCCGGGACTACGCCGTCCGCGATCTGCTCAACCATCTGTACGACGTGGTGGTCGCCTTCCAGGCGCTCGCCGCCCGGGAGCAGGTGACCTTCGCCGCCAAGCCCGATCACCTGGGTCAGGGCTGGCGGGACCGGTTCGAGGCGGAGACCCGTCGACTGGTCGCGGCATGGTCGGACCCGGCCAGCGAGGAGGGTGTCTCGCCGGGGATGGGGATGCCGCAGCCCGTGGTCGGCGGCATGGCGCTGCTCGACCTCACCGTGCACGGTTGGGACCTGGCGGTCGCCACCGGCCAGCCGTACGAGGCGGCCCCGCAGACGGTACCGGTGTTGCGCGAGTTGGTCGCACAGCTCGGCGCGCAGGGCCGCCAGATGGGTGTCTTCGCCGAGGAAGTGACCGCTGGCCCCGCCCTGCCGGAGCTGTCCCGGCTACTTGGAGCGACCGGACGGGACTCGGCGTGGAGTGCTTGA
- a CDS encoding PadR family transcriptional regulator codes for MSTPHVLLGLLATGTMHGYELKRAYDERLPQARPLAFGQVYATINRLLRDGLVVPAGQERLAGPDRTAYALTDEGRAALDQWLGSVEPPMPHVNSALFAKVVVALLDADADRARTYLVAQRRAHTDRLRELTALKTAPEATVDDVVAADYAIAHLDADLRWLRTTLERVADWHREVHS; via the coding sequence GTGTCCACGCCGCACGTTCTGCTCGGGCTGCTCGCCACCGGCACCATGCACGGATACGAGCTGAAGCGGGCGTACGACGAGCGGTTGCCGCAGGCCCGCCCGTTGGCGTTCGGGCAGGTCTACGCGACGATCAACCGGCTGCTCCGCGACGGTCTGGTGGTCCCGGCGGGGCAGGAACGCCTCGCCGGACCGGACCGCACCGCCTACGCGCTGACCGACGAGGGACGGGCGGCACTGGACCAGTGGCTGGGCAGCGTCGAGCCACCCATGCCGCACGTCAACAGCGCGCTGTTCGCCAAGGTGGTGGTGGCGCTCCTGGACGCCGACGCGGACCGGGCCCGGACATACCTCGTCGCGCAGCGGCGGGCCCACACCGATCGGCTGCGCGAGCTGACCGCGCTCAAAACGGCACCGGAGGCCACCGTCGACGACGTCGTGGCAGCCGACTACGCCATCGCCCATCTCGACGCCGACCTGCGCTGGCTGCGCACCACCCTGGAGCGGGTCGCCGACTGGCACCGGGAGGTGCACTCGTGA
- a CDS encoding ABC transporter ATP-binding protein: MTQLQARALVKSYGPTPALRGLTLDVAEGEIVAVTGPSGCGKSTLLHCLAGILRPDAGEVTWRDHRIDTWSEAARSRLRRTEFGVLFQFGQLVPELTAAENVALPLLLAGTGRRAARTAALTWLDRLGVADCADVRPGEMSGGQQQRCATARALVTEPRVLFADEPTGALDSLTGEQVLTTLVRLTREQGTAVVLVTHEPRIAAYADREIVMRDGVIDHTGLGLDAPLTGGAR, from the coding sequence GTGACGCAACTTCAGGCACGCGCGCTGGTCAAGTCGTACGGGCCGACACCCGCACTGCGGGGCCTCACCCTCGACGTCGCCGAGGGCGAGATCGTCGCGGTGACCGGGCCGAGCGGCTGCGGCAAGTCGACCCTGCTGCACTGCCTGGCGGGCATCCTGCGGCCCGACGCCGGTGAGGTGACCTGGCGGGACCACCGCATCGACACCTGGTCCGAGGCGGCCCGGTCGCGCCTGCGGCGTACCGAGTTCGGAGTGTTGTTCCAGTTCGGTCAGCTCGTCCCGGAGCTGACCGCGGCGGAGAACGTCGCGCTTCCGCTGCTGCTCGCCGGCACGGGGCGGCGAGCAGCGCGGACGGCGGCGCTCACCTGGCTCGACCGGTTGGGCGTGGCGGACTGCGCCGACGTGCGGCCGGGCGAGATGTCCGGCGGGCAACAGCAGCGCTGCGCCACCGCACGAGCCCTCGTCACCGAGCCACGGGTGCTCTTCGCCGACGAGCCGACCGGGGCGCTGGACTCGCTCACCGGCGAGCAGGTGCTCACCACACTCGTCCGGCTCACCCGCGAGCAGGGCACGGCGGTGGTGCTGGTGACCCACGAGCCCAGGATCGCCGCGTACGCCGACCGCGAGATCGTGATGCGCGACGGCGTCATCGACCACACCGGTCTGGGGCTGGACGCGCCGCTGACCGGCGGCGCGCGGTGA
- a CDS encoding ABC transporter permease, whose translation MRPGTLARLALAGNRTDAARVVLTALSATLAALAGLAAMTVLAIEKPPGHDWEQSQQYANALLREPGLRGGTAFALLLLAVPVLALAGQSARLGAPARDRRLAALRLAGATPGQVTRVAMLETGLAALVGTLVGLAVYLGGRELLHRPDAQGQLTLPTDVLPSVPAIAAVTLGLPLLAAVGTALLLRRVATTPLGVFRRAGRTRSPQPWPALFIGGGVVVTALAEPLREAVEGVDTDWIAILLALGLLAVVTGVVLGTGWLSHAAGRLLHRLARGPATLLAARRLTDDPWTSSRTFAALLASVLIGAGAAAFRAYFQLRQRIEQEESLAAGYVGDDRSFYLNTMDLVDLAVLVAVVIATAGLLVTLVEGIVSRRRAYAALVATGVPRTTIGTSILVQVLAPVVPAVLLTVGVGYAIGRLFTGDVVSGGYTQEVCRARAELCDDPATRPLHVELVPVESVVRTPDVPLEQLALVGGGALLAVLVTVGLGLLFLRANTAMEELRTT comes from the coding sequence GTGAGACCGGGGACGCTGGCCCGGCTGGCCCTGGCCGGCAACCGCACCGACGCCGCCCGGGTGGTCCTGACCGCGCTGAGCGCCACCCTGGCCGCCCTCGCCGGGCTGGCGGCGATGACCGTGCTGGCCATCGAGAAGCCACCGGGCCACGACTGGGAGCAGTCCCAGCAGTACGCGAACGCGCTGCTGCGCGAGCCGGGGCTGCGCGGCGGCACCGCCTTCGCGCTGCTGCTGCTGGCCGTACCCGTGCTGGCCCTGGCGGGGCAGAGTGCCCGGCTCGGCGCCCCGGCCCGGGACCGCCGCCTGGCCGCCCTGCGGTTGGCCGGCGCGACCCCGGGTCAGGTCACCCGGGTCGCGATGCTGGAGACCGGCCTCGCCGCGCTGGTCGGGACGCTTGTCGGCCTGGCGGTGTACCTCGGCGGGCGGGAACTGCTGCACCGCCCGGACGCCCAGGGTCAGCTCACCCTGCCCACCGACGTCCTGCCCTCGGTGCCGGCGATCGCGGCGGTGACGCTGGGGCTGCCGCTGCTCGCGGCGGTGGGCACCGCGTTGCTGCTGCGCCGGGTCGCCACCACACCGCTGGGCGTGTTCCGGCGGGCCGGTCGGACCCGGTCACCCCAACCCTGGCCGGCACTGTTCATCGGCGGTGGTGTGGTGGTGACCGCGTTGGCCGAGCCGCTGCGGGAGGCAGTCGAGGGCGTCGACACGGACTGGATCGCGATCCTGTTGGCCCTCGGTCTCCTCGCCGTCGTGACGGGGGTGGTGCTCGGGACCGGATGGCTGTCGCACGCCGCCGGGCGGCTGCTGCACCGCCTCGCCCGAGGTCCGGCGACGCTGCTGGCCGCGCGACGGCTGACCGACGACCCGTGGACCAGCAGCCGCACCTTCGCGGCGCTGCTGGCCAGCGTCCTCATCGGTGCCGGTGCGGCGGCGTTCCGGGCCTACTTCCAGCTCCGGCAACGGATCGAACAGGAGGAGAGCCTGGCCGCCGGATACGTCGGCGACGACCGGTCCTTCTATCTGAACACCATGGACCTGGTCGACCTGGCGGTCCTCGTGGCGGTCGTCATCGCCACGGCGGGCCTGCTGGTCACGCTGGTGGAGGGCATCGTCTCCCGCCGCCGGGCGTACGCCGCGCTGGTGGCCACCGGGGTGCCCCGGACCACCATCGGCACCTCGATCCTGGTCCAGGTGCTCGCGCCGGTGGTGCCCGCCGTGCTGCTCACGGTCGGCGTCGGGTACGCGATCGGGCGGCTGTTCACCGGCGACGTGGTCAGCGGCGGCTACACCCAGGAGGTGTGCCGGGCGCGCGCGGAACTGTGTGACGACCCGGCCACCCGCCCGCTGCACGTCGAACTCGTGCCGGTCGAGAGCGTGGTCCGCACGCCGGACGTACCCCTGGAGCAGCTCGCGCTGGTCGGCGGCGGTGCGCTGCTCGCGGTGCTGGTCACGGTCGGGCTGGGGCTGCTGTTCCTGCGGGCCAACACCGCGATGGAGGAACTACGAACCACCTGA
- a CDS encoding S9 family peptidase produces the protein MTTETPVPVARQVPSERVHHGDVVVDEYAWLATKDDPETIGYLKAENAWTESRTAHLADLRTELFEEIRRRTQETDLSVPTRKGGHWYYSRTVEGKQYGVHCRRAVRDGETTPPISPAGAPLEGEEVLLDGNLLAEGHDFFSLGAFDVSPDGRFLAYSTDFSGKERFTLRIKDLTTGELLPDEIPDTFYGTAWAADASVLFYVTVDDAWRPHRVWRHVLGTAAADDVVVHSEDDERFWVGVELTRSERFILIDIASKLTSEVRVIPAGNPTGEPAVIAPRRQGVEYSVEHHGHRFLILHNDGAEDFALAYTSADAPGDWVPLIAHSPGTRLEAVDAFADHLVVTLRANGLTGLRVLPVGGGDGHDIAFPELLHTVGLDSNPEYRTGRVRLRYTSLVTPDSVYDYDLVTREMTLLRRRPVLPGPDGREYRPEDYEQHRDWALADDGTKVPISLVCRRDTPRDGSAPCVIYGYGSYEASMDPWFSVGRLSLLDRGVIFAVAHIRGGGELGRSWYEHGKLLAKKNTFTDFVACARHLAKAGWTSSDRLLARGGSAGGLLMGAVANLAPDAFTAIVAQVPFVDALSTILDPSLPLTVTEWEEWGNPLADPEVYAYMKSYTPYENVADRDYPAILAMTSLNDTRVLYHEPAKWIARLRAVAPQGEYLLKTEMEAGHGGPSGRYDAWREEAFVNAWTLDRLGRA, from the coding sequence GTGACCACCGAGACCCCCGTACCCGTAGCCAGGCAGGTGCCGAGCGAACGCGTCCACCACGGCGACGTCGTCGTCGACGAGTACGCCTGGCTGGCCACCAAGGACGACCCTGAGACGATCGGCTACCTCAAGGCCGAGAACGCCTGGACCGAATCACGTACGGCGCACCTCGCCGACCTGCGCACGGAACTGTTCGAGGAGATCCGTCGGCGCACCCAGGAGACCGACCTGTCGGTGCCGACCCGCAAGGGCGGGCACTGGTACTACTCCCGGACGGTCGAGGGCAAGCAGTACGGCGTGCACTGCCGTCGGGCGGTCCGTGACGGCGAGACCACGCCGCCGATCAGCCCTGCCGGTGCCCCGCTGGAGGGCGAGGAGGTGCTGCTCGACGGCAACCTGCTCGCCGAGGGCCACGACTTCTTCTCGCTGGGCGCCTTCGACGTCAGCCCGGACGGCCGCTTCCTGGCGTACTCGACCGACTTCTCCGGCAAGGAACGCTTCACCCTCCGGATCAAGGACCTCACCACCGGCGAGCTGCTGCCCGACGAGATCCCGGACACCTTCTACGGCACCGCCTGGGCCGCCGACGCCTCGGTGCTGTTCTACGTGACGGTGGACGACGCCTGGCGTCCGCACCGGGTCTGGCGGCACGTGCTCGGTACGGCCGCCGCCGACGACGTGGTGGTGCACTCCGAGGACGACGAGCGGTTCTGGGTCGGGGTCGAGCTGACCCGCTCGGAGCGCTTCATCCTGATCGACATCGCCAGCAAGCTCACCAGCGAGGTACGCGTCATCCCGGCCGGCAACCCCACCGGCGAGCCGGCCGTGATCGCCCCCCGCCGGCAGGGCGTCGAGTACTCGGTGGAACACCACGGGCACCGGTTCCTGATCCTGCACAACGACGGCGCGGAGGACTTCGCGCTGGCGTACACCTCGGCCGACGCCCCGGGCGACTGGGTGCCGCTGATCGCGCACTCCCCCGGCACCCGGCTGGAGGCCGTCGACGCCTTCGCCGACCACCTGGTCGTGACGCTGCGCGCCAACGGGCTCACCGGGTTGCGGGTGCTGCCGGTCGGCGGCGGCGACGGGCACGACATCGCGTTCCCGGAGCTGCTGCACACGGTCGGGCTGGACTCGAACCCGGAGTACCGCACCGGGCGGGTACGCCTGCGCTACACCTCGCTGGTCACCCCGGACTCGGTGTACGACTACGACCTGGTGACCCGCGAGATGACGCTGCTGCGGCGGCGACCGGTGCTGCCCGGACCGGACGGGCGGGAGTACCGCCCAGAGGACTACGAGCAGCACCGGGACTGGGCGCTGGCCGACGACGGCACCAAGGTGCCGATCTCGCTGGTCTGCCGCCGGGACACCCCCCGCGACGGCTCCGCACCCTGCGTGATCTACGGGTACGGCTCGTACGAGGCCAGCATGGACCCCTGGTTCTCGGTCGGCCGGCTGTCCCTGCTGGACCGTGGAGTGATCTTCGCGGTGGCCCACATCCGGGGCGGCGGCGAGCTGGGCCGGAGCTGGTACGAACACGGCAAACTGCTGGCCAAGAAGAACACCTTCACCGATTTCGTCGCCTGCGCCCGGCACCTGGCCAAGGCGGGCTGGACGTCGTCGGACCGGCTGCTCGCCCGGGGCGGATCGGCTGGCGGGCTGCTGATGGGCGCGGTGGCCAACCTGGCGCCGGACGCGTTCACCGCCATCGTCGCGCAGGTGCCGTTCGTGGACGCGCTCAGCACGATCCTCGACCCGTCGCTGCCGTTGACCGTCACCGAGTGGGAGGAGTGGGGCAACCCGCTCGCCGACCCGGAGGTGTACGCCTACATGAAGTCGTACACCCCGTACGAGAACGTGGCCGACCGCGACTACCCCGCGATCCTGGCGATGACCAGCCTCAACGACACCCGGGTGCTCTATCACGAGCCGGCGAAGTGGATCGCCCGGCTGCGGGCCGTCGCGCCGCAGGGCGAATACCTGCTCAAGACCGAGATGGAGGCGGGCCACGGCGGGCCCAGCGGTCGCTACGACGCCTGGCGGGAGGAGGCGTTCGTCAACGCCTGGACCCTGGACCGACTCGGCCGCGCCTGA
- a CDS encoding FAD-binding oxidoreductase, which translates to MVPARSTGGSGALDIARRLTDICGSRFARFAGPADEVAGRAARWVAVPGGAHAAAEVLRLAARHDLTVVARGAGTKIDWGAVPERVDIMLDTGRLAGIGHQPSERGTAEVGAGTPLRAVQASLERTGQRLALDAPSPGATVGGVLAADEAGPLRHRHGTACDQLVGLRYLAADGDLAEAGGGAAGLAQARLLCGSEGALGVLVSATLRVQPLPASRVWVTRPVWTPLEVHDLVRAVLAARLDPAAIEVDLPAGTGPRPRDRRAESMARHPSMTGRPSTGPAGAGSLVVLLEGGPSDVAERADRLRSMLGSRAVVARSAPSWWRSYPFAPGDTALRLEVPISDLHAAVYALRDAAGSPVPVRGSAGLGVVHAALPGTMAPDRVASILVAVRGVLLARQGRCLVLSAPPAVRRAVDLWGELTGVARMRAVKQHLDPGHRLAPGRLPGGL; encoded by the coding sequence ATGGTGCCAGCGCGTTCCACCGGCGGGTCCGGTGCCCTCGACATCGCCCGTCGCCTTACCGACATCTGCGGCTCCCGCTTCGCCCGGTTCGCCGGCCCGGCCGACGAGGTGGCCGGGCGAGCGGCCCGCTGGGTCGCGGTGCCCGGCGGCGCCCACGCGGCGGCGGAGGTGCTGCGGCTCGCCGCGCGGCACGACCTGACGGTGGTGGCGCGCGGCGCCGGCACCAAGATCGATTGGGGTGCCGTGCCGGAACGGGTCGACATCATGCTCGACACCGGTCGGCTCGCCGGCATCGGTCACCAGCCGTCCGAGCGGGGCACCGCCGAGGTCGGTGCCGGCACGCCACTGCGCGCGGTGCAGGCCAGCCTGGAACGCACCGGTCAACGGCTCGCGCTCGACGCGCCCTCGCCCGGCGCCACGGTCGGCGGGGTGCTCGCCGCGGACGAGGCCGGTCCACTGCGCCACCGGCACGGCACCGCCTGCGACCAGCTCGTCGGCCTGCGCTACCTGGCCGCCGACGGTGACCTGGCCGAGGCCGGTGGCGGGGCTGCCGGGCTGGCCCAGGCCCGGCTGCTGTGCGGGTCGGAGGGCGCGCTCGGCGTGCTGGTCAGCGCCACCCTGCGGGTGCAGCCCCTGCCGGCCAGCCGGGTCTGGGTGACCCGCCCGGTGTGGACGCCGCTGGAGGTGCACGACCTGGTCCGGGCGGTGCTCGCCGCCCGGCTCGACCCGGCTGCCATCGAGGTGGACCTGCCGGCCGGCACGGGACCCCGGCCGAGGGACCGCCGGGCCGAGTCGATGGCGCGCCATCCGTCCATGACGGGGCGCCCGTCGACCGGCCCGGCGGGGGCCGGCTCGCTGGTGGTGCTGCTCGAAGGCGGGCCGTCCGACGTGGCGGAGCGCGCCGACCGGCTCCGGTCGATGCTCGGCTCCCGGGCCGTCGTCGCCCGATCGGCACCGTCCTGGTGGCGCAGCTACCCGTTCGCCCCCGGTGACACCGCGCTCCGGCTGGAGGTGCCGATCAGTGACCTGCACGCCGCCGTCTACGCGCTGCGGGACGCGGCCGGCTCGCCGGTGCCGGTCCGTGGCTCCGCCGGTCTCGGCGTGGTGCACGCCGCACTGCCCGGCACGATGGCACCCGACCGGGTGGCGTCGATCCTGGTCGCGGTGCGCGGCGTGCTGCTCGCCCGACAGGGGCGTTGCCTGGTGCTCTCCGCGCCGCCCGCCGTCCGGCGAGCCGTCGACCTGTGGGGCGAGCTGACCGGCGTGGCCCGGATGCGCGCCGTCAAGCAGCACCTCGACCCGGGTCACCGGCTGGCCCCAGGTCGCCTCCCCGGCGGCCTCTGA